The following proteins are encoded in a genomic region of Coffea eugenioides isolate CCC68of chromosome 6, Ceug_1.0, whole genome shotgun sequence:
- the LOC113775737 gene encoding uncharacterized protein LOC113775737, with amino-acid sequence MGDLRRPPTGGGSSSSTAAAGGGEEEERPVPSPSTSIIPSSDPNPLSISARRWVRAEKATQNIISKVQPTAVSEERRREVIDYVQSLIRKCLGCEVFPYGSVPLKTYLPDGDIDLTAFGGTNADDILVDDMVSVLEGEDQNKSADFVVKDIQLIRAEVKLVKCIVQNIVVDISFNQIGGLCTLCFLELVDSVIGKEHLFKRSIILIKAWCYYESRILGAHHGLISTYALETLVLYIFHLFHSTFNGPLAVLFKFLDYFSKFDWENYCISLAGPVRLSSLPELVVEAPENGGCDLLLSSDFLRYCTDMFSVPSRGADSNLRVFQPKHLNIVDPLKENNNLGRSVSKGNFYRIRSAFTYGARKLGRILLQPEDDIAEGLCKFFFNTLDRHGSGERPDVQGPRCNYRYNGYSSTLSISENDPCAVERVIVKPTSDTNGSCHDRVNGLKLSGLETTCGRENGEEEGIIEVLPSNFCDSPAVGNALDHRISGDAKDLATYRVDCLKVSNTLPQISELAEVDPSGTGRYGRFREILGKGAMKTVYRAFDEALGMEVAWNQVKLNDVFRSPQELQRLYSEVHLLKNLDHPSIMRFHASWIDVHRRTFNFITEMFTSGSLREYRHKHKRVNMQAVKNWGRQILEGLAYLHGHDPPVIHRDLKCDNIFVNGHLGQVKIGDLGLAAILRGSHHAHSVIGTPEFMAPELYEEDYDELVDVYSFGMCMLEMLTSEYPYSECSNPAQIYKKVTSGKLPGAFYRIHDPEARRFIGKCLETASKRPSALELLRDPFLAYDREDELLEITGIPCLMPCSPRRREVVLQMPSTFCDQKRSTNMTITGTLNPKDDSIFLKVQISDKDGQARNIYFPFDISSDTAMDVAGEMVKELEITDWKPIEIAEMIDEEISALIPSWKGCPRGFHQQRQHSFRYDQEDDDDHHSTLPPFYSLSSQHSSSQASLPGLFPSGLPDWIQEDLSNYDDASSSQSSFNSNKLSNLYYFSDREMNGSTFSSKIGEPQIFMGTTTTTTGSSKWTTRFCPDQNNMSKYCTDDDRNLGMPRVRSLVDIRSQLLHRSLVEEINRRRLFKTVGAVENIGYHEPGGYDFFPGNASVKSGDGRYVRNVSKQGFEW; translated from the exons GTATTTCCTTATGGGTCTGTACCATTAAAAACTTATCTTCCTGATGGAGATATTGATTTAACTGCATTTGGTGGTACAAATGCTGATGATATTTTGGTTGATGATATGGTCTCCGTTCTTGAAGGAGAAGATCAAAATAAGTCTGCAGATTTTGTAGTGAAGGACATCCAACTTATTCGTGCTGAG GTTAAGCTTGTAAAATGCATTGTGCAGAATATTGTAGTTGATATTTCCTTTAATCAAATTGGCGGCCTTTGTACCTTGTGCTTTCTTGAGCTG GTTGATTCAGTTATTGGCAAAGAGCATCTCTTTAAACGTAGCATTATACTAATAAAAGCATGGTGCTATTATGAAAGTCGGATTCTTGGTGCTCATCATGGCTTGATTTCCACATATGCTTTGGAGACGCTGGTCTTGTATATCTTCCATCTCTTCCATTCAACATTTAATGGTCCCTTAGCA gttttattcaaGTTCTTGGACTACTTTAGCAAGTTTGATTGGGAAAATTATTGCATCAGTTTGGCCGGTCCTGTCCGCTTATCCTCATTGCCAGAACTCGTAG TGGAAGCACCAGAAAATGGTGGCTGTGATTTACTTCTCAGCAGTGATTTTCTTAGATACTGTACTGATATGTTCTCAGTACCTTCAAGAGGAGCTGACTCAAATTTACGTGTATTTCAACCAAAGCATCTTAATATTGTTGACCCCCTTAAGGAAAACAATAATCTTGGTAGAAGTGTCAGCAAAG GAAATTTCTACCGGATACGGAGTGCTTTCACTTATGGAGCTAGGAAACTTGGGCGAATACTTCTGCAACCAGAAGATGACATTGCTGAAGGGCTTTGTAAATTTTTCTTCAACACTTTGGATAGACATGGAAGTGGAGAGAGACCTGATGTTCAAGGTCCTCGTTGTAATTATAGGTATAACGGTTATAGTAGCACATTATCCATTTCAGAGAATGATCCATGTGCAGTGGAGAGGGTTATTGTGAAACCTACATCAGATACAAATGGATCATGTCATGACAGAGTCAATGGCCTGAAGTTATCTGGGCTGGAGACCACGTGTGGCAGAGAAAATGGAGAGGAAGAGGGCATCATTGAAGTACTTCCCTCCAACTTTTGCGACTCTCCTGCAGTTGGGAATGCTCTGGATCACCGAATCTCGGGGGATGCAAAGGACCTTGCTACCTATAGAGTTGATTGCCTCAAAGTTTCAAATACTTTACCTCAAATTTCTGAGCTA GCAGAAGTGGATCCATCCGGCACCGGACGATATGGTCGC TTTAGAGAAATTCTGGGTAAAGGAGCCATGAAAACGGTGTACAGAGCATTCGATGAGGCCCTGGGAATGGAGGTGGCTTGGAACCAGGTGAAGCTCAACGACGTCTTCAGGTCACCTCAAGAGCTGCAGCGGCTTTATTCCGAAGTACACCTCCTCAAGAATCTGGATCACCCTTCCATCATGCGATTCCACGCTTCTTGGATCGATGTTCACCGCAGAACTTTCAACTTCATCACCGAAATGTTTACCTCTGGCTCCCTCAGAGA GTACAGACACAAGCACAAGCGAGTAAACATGCAAGCAGTAAAGAACTGGGGTCGCCAAATCCTGGAAGGCCTTGCTTATCTGCATGGTCATGATCCCCCGGTGATCCATAGAGATCTCAAATGCGACAACATCTTCGTCAACGGCCATCTTGGCCAGGTCAAGATTGGTGATCTTGGGTTGGCAGCCATACTTCGAGGCTCCCATCACGCGCACAGCGTCATAG GTACACCCGAGTTCATGGCACCTGAATTATACGAAGAAGATTACGACGAGCTAGTGGACGTCTACTCGTTTGGGATGTGCATGTTGGAGATGCTCACTTCTGAGTATCCCTACAGCGAGTGCTCCAATCCAGCTCAAATATATAAGAAAGTCACTTCG GGAAAGCTTCCAGGTGCATTCTACCGGATTCATGATCCCGAAGCCCGGAGGTTCATAGGGAAATGCTTGGAGACGGCTTCCAAAAGGCCATCTGCACTTGAACTCTTGAGAGATCCATTTCTTGCTTATGATCGAGAAGACGAGCTGCTGGAGATCACAGGAATACCGTGTTTGATGCCCTGTAGTCCACGCAGACGAGAAGTGGTGCTGCAAATGCCATCGACTTTTTGTGATCAGAAAAGGAGCACCAACATGACGATTACTGGGACCTTGAACCCAAAAGATGACAGCATCTTTCTCAAAGTACAAATCTCTGACAAGGATG GTCAAGCTAGAAACATATACTTCCCATTCGATATTTCCAGCGACACGGCAATGGATGTAGCAGGAGAGATGGTAAAGGAATTAGAGATAACAGATTGGAAACCAATTGAGATTGCTGAGATGATTGACGAGGAGATCTCCGCTTTGATTCCGTCCTGGAAGGGATGCCCACGGGGTTTCCATCAGCAGCGGCAGCATTCTTTCAGATATGACCAAGAGGATGACGACGACCACCACAGCACGCTCCCACCATTTTATTCTCTTTCCTCCCAACATTCTTCCTCCCAGGCATCTCTCCCTGGTCTTTTCCCTTCTGGCCTCCCTGACTGGATTCAAG AGGACTTGAGTAACTATGATGATGCCAGTAGTTCTCAAAGCTCTTTCAACTCGAACAAACTCTCCAACTTGTATTATTTCTCAGACCGCGAAATGAATGGTTCCACATTCAGTTCCAAAATTGGAGAGCCACAAATATTCATGGgcactactactactactactggCAGCAGCAAATGGACAACAAGGTTCTGTCCTGATCAAAACAACATGAGCAAATATTGCACCGATGATGATCGCAATCTAGGGATGCCAAGGGTTCGATCGCTAGTAGATATTCGGAGCCAATTGCTGCACCGATCCCTCGTGGAGGAGATCAACAGAAGGCGATTGTTCAAAACTGTTGGAGCTGTTGAGAATATTGGGTACCATGAGCCGGGTGGTTATGACTTCTTTCCCGGAAATGCATCAGTAAAGAGTGGTGATGGGAGATATGTTAGAAATGTTTCAAAGCAAGGATTTGAATGGTAG